GCCCTCGCTGACATCGTCTGCCATCATATTGCAGGTCATCACTTTACCAGCATATTCATAAGCATCCGCTAAGTCCATGTCCAACTGTTTATAGAACATATCTTTGCCCGTTTTAACCGCGACAGAAGATTTAGCGGTAATGACATCGATTAAAGACTGCAGCTTTGCATCTAACTGATCCGCTGGCGCGACACGATTAATCAGTCCTTGTTGTAGGGCCATATTTGCATCGATAAACTCACCCGTGATAAGCATCTCAAATGCTTGCTTGCGAGATAAGTTGCGGCTGACTGCAACGGCAGGCGTAGAACAAAACAGCCCGACATTTATCCCAGAAGTCGCAAACTTAGAGTCATCAGAGGCCACTGCTAAGTCGCAGGCCGCGACCAGCTGACAGCCTGCGGCGGTAGCAATGCCTTGTACCTTAGCGATCACTACTTGCGGCATTTGATTGATGGTTAGCATCATTTGACTACATTGTTTGAATAATGCGCTGTGGAATGCCTCGTCTGAGTTTGCGCGCATCTCTTTTAGGTTGTGACCTGCACAAAATGCCTTGCCATTCGCGGCAATGACGACCAAGCGGATATTGTTATCTTGAGCGATGCTGTCCAGCTCTGTTTGCATGGCGGATAACATATCTACTGATAGCGCGTTGAATTGTTTGGGACGATTTAGTGTGAGGGTAACGACGCCGCTTGAATCTTTGCTGTCTTCTCTGATAACTAATGGCTCGTTAGTGTCTGTAGTAGGGGCGTCTGTATTTATAGTATTCATTTATCATCCTTGATAATTAGTATATAAACGTAAGGAAAGATCTAAAAAAGCATTTGAATAATACTCTAAATAGTAGCATGACTTATAAGTTATACAATAGAGTGCTGTTATTGAAATTGTACACATAAAAATAGCGCACTCATATTATGAGTGCGCTATTGGTTTCTTTATCAAGAATAAATCGACATGTAGAGATAAGTCCGATTTTTTAACTTTCATAACGAAGCGTTATTTTACTCTTAAGCGCTACAATCTAATATGCGCCTTCGCTATAAATAAGCTCATAGCTGTGGCTGTATATTTCAACGATATTGCCAAACGGGTCTTCCATATAAATCATACGGTAAGGTTTTTCGCCAGGGTAGTAATAACGTGGTTTTTCCATACGCTTTTTCCCGCCAGCCGCGACGATACGTTCAGCGAGTTCTTCAACATTTGGATCTTGAACACAGAAGTGAAAAATACCTGTTTTCCAGTATTCAAAGTTGTTTTCAGGATTTTCTTGATTTTTGAATTCAAAGATTTCAACACCGATACGGTCACCAGTAGAGAGATGAGCGATACGGAAACTACCCCAACCTGAGCCAAAGACTTCAGTACACATCTCACCAATAGGGCTGTTATCTTCAACGATTTCGGTCGGCTCCATGATGGTGTACCAACCCATCACTTCAGTATAGAATTTTACTGCTGCTTCTAAGTCAGGAACGGAAAGACCAATGTGCGAAAAGCTTCTTGGATAAACGTTATTCATAATTCGTACTCCTGTTTTGATATGGGAGTAGTTTACAAAGTTAAATCTATTACGTAAAATTATCATCTATTATAAAGTTAAGTATGTATTGTAATGATAAATATCACGTGGCTACGTACATTCTGTACCCTTTTTGAAGTGGGGCATTTTACTCACACTGCCGAGCGCCTACATATGACTCAGTCAGGTGTGAGTCAACACATACGCAAGCTTGAAAGTCAGTTAGATGTTGACTTACTCATCCGTCAAGGTAAACAGTTTTCATTGACGGATGCAGGCGAGGAGCTGTATAGGGAAGCGGGTGATATCTTGCAGCGCTTAGCAAATCTAGAACAGCGTATCGGTGAGGATCCCGCTTATGCAGGGCTAGTGCGATTGATGTCTCCTGGCAGCGTGGGCTTAAAGTTGTATCCGCAGCTTTTGACCTTACAACAGCAGTATCCGCAACTAGTGATTGATTATCGCTTTGCGCCAAATTCTAATATAGAGCGGGCGCTTGCGAATCACGACATTGATATTGGGTTTATGACTGATGTCTCAGATGACGAGGGAATAAGTTGCCAGTCAATAGCTCAGGAAGCGTTGATACTGGTGATGCCTGCGATGACTGATCAACCAAGCTGGGAGACACTCATAGCTCTTGGGTTTATCGATCATCCTGACGGTGCCCATCATGCCAGTATGCTGCTGAGCGCCAATTATAGCGAGTTCCAACATATCAATGACTTTAAGAAAAAGGGCTTTTCTAATCAAATTGGCTTGATTTTAGAGCCTGTCAGTAGGGGGCTTGGCTTTACCGTATTACCAGCACACGCGGTTGCAGCGTACGCAAACCCTGAGCTTATTAGCAGTCATCGCTTGCCAACGCCAGTGAGTGAAACACTCTATCTTGCCGTACGGCGGCAGCAAGCCCTACCTAATAGAATGCAAACGGTCATTAATAAGGTAAAGAAGTGGTTATAAGTGCTTGTTAAAACTTTATAAAATGGCTGTTTTGTAAAGTAATTGTCTTATAGTTAGTCCTAAATAAAAGAAGTACAAAAGTTATAACGCGCTACTGAGATAATTTTTACTAAAATAGCGCCTTCATAATATGAGAGCGCTATTTTTATTTATCAACCTGTTAATCAATATCAATCTATTAAACAATGCCAGCCTGTTAATCAATACCAGCCAAATCACTATTTAACCGCTATAACGGCTATTAAGTTGATACTGGTGCATCTAAAGTCACTGGTGCTACATTACTTTTTTTACCATCAACTGCGGCGCTTAGGTTCACTAAGAAGATAGCGACGGCGGCGATAATACCAGGTATGGCGATAAACAAGAAGTTCGTTTGGTGGCTTAGCTCAAGCGTGAGTAGCGCCCCAGTCAAGATAGGACCTACGATAGCACCAATGCGACCGATACCCGATGCCCAGCCCATAGCGGTGGTACGTACAGCGGTCGGATAATACTGAGCGACAAAGGTGTAGAGTAGTATCTGTGAGCCAATAGTAGTCGCACCTGCAATTGCGATAAGGGTATAGAGCACTACTTGAGGGCTGTTGTAGCCAAGTAATATCAATGCAGCAGCACCAGCGACAAACATAATGGTTAATACTGGTTTTAGATGGAATCTATCAGCCAGCACACCGCCACCAATAGCACCGATCATCCCGCCAATATTAAGTGCGAATAAGAACAGCATACTAGCGCCTAGCGAGTAACCTGCTTGAATCATAAGCTTCGGCAACCAGCTGGCGAGAGCATATACCATCAACAAGCACATAAAGAAGGCTATCCAAAACATGATGGTAGTAAAGCCACGATTTTTTAGGAATAACGCTTTGATAGGGGCGTCGTCGCCTTTGGTTGGCTCATCTAAGATTAAGTCAGTAGAGGCTGTGATAGTCTCTTGTGGTGCAAGTTTGCGGACGATTTTTTTGGCATCGTCATGTCTTTTTTCTTTGACTAAATACATCAAAGATTCAGGCAGCATTTTCCAAATGATTGGTAATAGCAAGGTAGGAATACCTGCGATATAAAACATAATCTCCCAGCCATAATCTACCACCAAAAATGATCCTAGCAATGCGGATGCCATTCCGCCTATCGCGTAACCACTAAACATAATGGCGACTAGCGTACTACGCATACGCTTCGGGGCGTATTCAGAGGTCAGTGCCACACAGATGGGCATCACGCCGCCGATACCAAGACCTGCAATGAAGCGTAGAGCCGCAAACTGCATCGGACCATTAGCAAAAGCGCCAAAAAAGGTAAAGCTACTAAATAGGGCGACGCAGATCATGATGGTCTTTTTTCGGCCGATCTTGTCAGACAAAGTACCAAAGATCATGGCACCAAACATCATGCCAAAAAGTGCTGCGCTGGCAAGAAAGCCTGCTTGTACCGCGGTCAATGACCACTCTTCCATGAGTAACGGTAGCGCCACGCCATAAATGATGAGATCATAACCATCAAAAATAATGATCAGTAAACACCAAAACAGCACCTTCCAATGAAAGGGCGCAAACTTGGCTTCATCAATAACTTTATTGATGTTTAAGGTTGGTGATTCCATTCGTGTTTCTCCATGGGTAATATCCTTATAAGTATCTAACAAGTTATTGTTTTCTGATGATCAAGTCAAAAACTATCTAAGTATAAAGATATACCTATAAAGTATGGGTTTTGATTTTATAGAGTATGAAAAAGTATAAGTGCGTGTAGATAACTTAAGTAAAACCAGTGGAGGTTTTCTAAAATGATATCTAAACAACTCGTAAGGCTATGAATATCCATGATATTTATTTTTTTGAAGAAAGTTATGTGCTTATTAATAATAGATATTATTTCTTAAAAGACGGATAAAAAAACAGCTCATATATCTTTTAAATATATGAGCTGTTTTGATTTTTATCAAAATGTGTCGGCTATAAAATACTAATTAACGGCGAAAATTGTGGAGCATTTATCTTTAAGTATTTATTTCTAAACACTTATCTTTAAGTACGAATTTAAGCCATTACTTATACCAACAGGTACCGTTCGCTTAGAGAGTTATTTTTTCATAGCTAAATAATCTATTGCTAGCTGGCTAAGCGCTTTAGTACCCACCTTAAATGATGCTTCGTCTACAGAGAAGTAGGGAGAGTGGTTATAGGGTGCCTTACTTGCGTCTTGCCCTACGGGTGTACCGCCTAAAAAGAAAAATAAACTAGGTACTTCTTGGGCATAAAACGAGAAATCTTCAGATGCCGTTAGCTTAGGCACCTCAAGTACATTGTCTTTACCTGCTACGTTCTTAAGCGTCGGTAACATTTGCGCGGTGAGCGCTGGGTTGTTAATCGTAACTGGATAACCTTTATTAATTTTGACGTCAGCTTTCGCACCTGATGCCATTGCTATATGAGTCGCTGTCGTCTTTATATTACTAAAAATTTGGTCGCGATTATTCATATCAAAGTTACGGATAGTGCCAATCATATTGACACTATCTGGAATAATGTTATCGCGTACACCGCCGTCTATTTTACCAAAGGAGACAATGGCAGGCTCTTTAGTGATATCAATTTGACGGCTCACTATATGATTAACTCCGGTAACGATTTGCGCCGCAGCTGAGATAGGATCGACCCCATTCCAAGGTGCTGAGCCATGAGTTTGCTTACCGTTTACTGTTATGTCAAAGGTATCAGCACTAGCCATAATAGGGCCGCTTCGGTAGCCAATTTGACCACTATTTAAGCTCGACATAACATGTAGCCCAAACGCAACCTCGGGCTTATACTTTTTAAAGATGCCTTGCTTAAGCATGAGCTCTGCACCGCCTTCTTCACCTTCAGGGGCACCTTCTTCGGCAGGCTGAAATACGAACATAATATTACCGTGCAATTCATTTTTAACAGCGGCTAATACTTCTGCCGTGCCCATTAGCATAGCAACATGAGTATCGTGTCCGCAGGCATGCATGACACCAACGTCTTCACCCATGTACTTAGTGACAATGGTTGATTTAAAAGGTACATCTGCTTTTTCGGTAACGGGTAATGCATCCATGTCTGCGCGTAGCATCACCGTAGGCCCGGGTTTAGCACCCTTCAAAAAACCAACAACACCTGTATGCGCTATATCAGTTTCGACCTGCATACCTAGTGATTTTAGATGCTTGGCAACAATAGCGGCAGTACGAGTTTCTCTATTGCTTAATTCCGGATGTTTGTGAATATCCCGACGCCATTCAATCACCTTTTTTTCAACACTTTTCACTTCTTTATCGATGTTGATGTTGGCATGAGCACTAAAGGTGCTACAGGCAACAATACCGACAACTAATGATAATAATGATCGTTTCATACTTTCGTCCTTGTTTGATGTTTCTTCCTTGTTATTACTTTCCTATTCTCACATCTCACGTTTCATATGAGAGTTTTAGTGACCAATAGAGCTATTGAATATTTAAATATTGTCGCACGAGTTTATTGAATGCTTCAGGCTGTTCAATATTCGAGATATGTGAGGCATCGATAGTAGCGAGCTTAGCGTTAGGTATATAATCGACCATATATTGACCATCGGCAACCGTCGTCACTGGGTCCTCGATACCTGCCACCACTGTAATGGGTACGCGAATATCTTTTAGCTGTTCGCGAGTATCAGCCACAGATAACGCCTCGCAGCAGCTGGCATAACCCTCGCTACTGCCAGCCGCGAGAGCACTGGACAATGCCGCGACTACATCAGGATAATCATTGATAAAACCCGCTGTGAACCAACGCGGAGCAGCGGTGGCCGCGATAGGAGCTAGACCTTGCTCACGTACCAATTGCGCGCGATCTCTCCATGCCGCCTCATTACCAATCTTCGCTGCGGTATTGCATAGCATCAAGTGATGGAAGCGGTCAGGGTGATGGATAGCTAACCATTGACCCGTCATGCCGCCCATAGAGATGCCACAAAAATAGGCTTTATCGACATTTAAATGATTGAGCAAATCAATTACATCTTGTCCAAGCTGATTAAGGGTATAAGGACCTGTTGGTGCGGAGGATTTACCATGACCACGGGTGTCGTAACAGATAATAAAGTATTCAGTTTGCAACACATCGATTTGCGGCTGCCACATATGGTAGCTGGTACCCAAAGAGTTGGAGAATAGTAGAGCAGGGTTGCTGCTATCGCCAAAAGTGGCATAGTTTAGCGTTACGTCTTTATTTTCAAATACAGGCATGATGAACGTCCTTGTTTGTGATTATCATGTGAGTAAGGTATTGGTTTTTGCATATCAATGAGGGCATCTATTTTATTTTGAATTATCAATCAACTCTCAACACGTTCAATAATCATCGCGATACCTTGTCCAACGCCAATACACATCGAGCATATAGCATAACGCTTACCTGTTTTTTCAAGTTGATTGAGGGCAGTTAAGATCAAACGTGCGCCTGATGCGCCGAGTGGATGACCAAGGGCAATCGCACCGCCGTTAGGATTGACGCGTTCGCTATCATCGGATAATCCTAAGTCACGCGTACAAGCTAGAGCTTGTGCGGCAAAGGCTTCGTTTAATTCAATGACATCCATCTCATCAAGCGTTAGTCCCGTATGCTCAAGCAATTTTTTCATCGCTGGTGCTGGGGCGAAACCCATAATACGCGGTTCAACGCCTACCGTAGTTGAGGCCACAATACGTGCACGCGGCTTTAGGTTAAATTCTTTAACCGCTTGCTCTGACGCCACTAGGAAAGCTGCTGCGCCATCATTAATCCCAGAGGCGTTACCAGCTGTTACCGTGCCATCTGCGGTGACGATAGGACGCAGTTTGGTCAACTTCTCAAGGGTGGTGTCAGCACGAGGATGTTCATCGGTATCGATGGTGACAGGCTCGCCTTTACGCTGCGGGATGACGACAGGGGTCATCTCGTCTCTAAAGAATCCTGACTCTTGCGCCGCTGCGGTACGTTGTTGGCTACGTAGCGCAAATGCATCTTGGTCAGCTCGATTGACATTGAATTGCTCTGCGACATTTTCGGCGGTTTGCGGCATGGTCTCTGTGCCATATAGCTCATCAAGCTTTGGATTGATAAAGCGCCAACCCATAGTGGTATCTTCCAGCTTTTGACTACGACCAAACGCCTGATCCGATTTGCCCATCACAAATGGCGCACGGCTCATGCTCTCAACACCACCTGCGATAATTAAATTGGCTTCACCAGCTTTAATCGCACGAGCAGCTATCGCTAACGCATCCATTGACGAGCCGCACAAGCGATTAACAGTGGTTGCAGGCACTTGATAAGGTAGGCCAGCTAGCAATGATGACATGCGACCGACGTTGCGATTGTCTTCGCCGCTTTGGTTGGCACAGCCGTAGATGACGTCATCTACTTTTACCCAATCGACATTAGCATTACGTTCCATTAACGCCTTGATAGGGATAGCACCTAAGTCGTCTGCACGTACTGGTGCTAGACTGCCACCGTAGCGACCAAAAGGAGTGCGAATGGCATCAATAATATAAGCGTTATTTAAACGAGTGATTGAATCAGTCATGGCGATTATCCTGAGTTTTGATTATCTTAAATTCTGATTAAGAGGGTTTTTTATTTAGTAGCGTCAATTAACGTTGCGCCAGTCAATGCTTGCAAGTCCGCAAAGCTCATGCCATCGACCATTTCAGTGACGGCTAAGCCTTTATCAGTGACATCGATGACACATAGATCAGTATAAATTCGATCAACGCAGTTTTTGCCAGTCACAGGGTAGGTAAGCTCGCTGACGATTTTAGGGTCGCCAGTCTTAGTCGTGTGATTGGTCATCACAAAGACTTTTTTGGCACCGACGGCTAAGTCCATAGCGCCGCCAACGGCAGGTATTGCATCCTCTGCACCAGTACTCCAGTTGGCTAAGTCGCCATTGGCAGCCACTTGAAATGCGCCCAATACGCAAATATCGATATGACCACCGCGCATCATCGCAAAAGAGTCGCCATGATGAAAAAAGCTACCGCCATCGAGCATGGTGACGTACTCTTTTCCAGCATTAATCAGCTCGGGATCCTCCTCGCCTTTAACAGGTGGTGGTCCAAAAGCTAGTAAGCCGTTTTCTGAATGCAAAAATACATCTTTATCATTCGGTAAGTATTGGGCAATTTTGGTCGGTAGTC
The nucleotide sequence above comes from Psychrobacter sp. P2G3. Encoded proteins:
- a CDS encoding enoyl-CoA hydratase, with the protein product MNTINTDAPTTDTNEPLVIREDSKDSSGVVTLTLNRPKQFNALSVDMLSAMQTELDSIAQDNNIRLVVIAANGKAFCAGHNLKEMRANSDEAFHSALFKQCSQMMLTINQMPQVVIAKVQGIATAAGCQLVAACDLAVASDDSKFATSGINVGLFCSTPAVAVSRNLSRKQAFEMLITGEFIDANMALQQGLINRVAPADQLDAKLQSLIDVITAKSSVAVKTGKDMFYKQLDMDLADAYEYAGKVMTCNMMADDVSEGIDAFIEKRHAVWTGR
- a CDS encoding lactoylglutathione lyase family protein — encoded protein: MNNVYPRSFSHIGLSVPDLEAAVKFYTEVMGWYTIMEPTEIVEDNSPIGEMCTEVFGSGWGSFRIAHLSTGDRIGVEIFEFKNQENPENNFEYWKTGIFHFCVQDPNVEELAERIVAAGGKKRMEKPRYYYPGEKPYRMIYMEDPFGNIVEIYSHSYELIYSEGAY
- a CDS encoding LysR family transcriptional regulator, with amino-acid sequence MINITWLRTFCTLFEVGHFTHTAERLHMTQSGVSQHIRKLESQLDVDLLIRQGKQFSLTDAGEELYREAGDILQRLANLEQRIGEDPAYAGLVRLMSPGSVGLKLYPQLLTLQQQYPQLVIDYRFAPNSNIERALANHDIDIGFMTDVSDDEGISCQSIAQEALILVMPAMTDQPSWETLIALGFIDHPDGAHHASMLLSANYSEFQHINDFKKKGFSNQIGLILEPVSRGLGFTVLPAHAVAAYANPELISSHRLPTPVSETLYLAVRRQQALPNRMQTVINKVKKWL
- a CDS encoding aromatic acid/H+ symport family MFS transporter: MESPTLNINKVIDEAKFAPFHWKVLFWCLLIIIFDGYDLIIYGVALPLLMEEWSLTAVQAGFLASAALFGMMFGAMIFGTLSDKIGRKKTIMICVALFSSFTFFGAFANGPMQFAALRFIAGLGIGGVMPICVALTSEYAPKRMRSTLVAIMFSGYAIGGMASALLGSFLVVDYGWEIMFYIAGIPTLLLPIIWKMLPESLMYLVKEKRHDDAKKIVRKLAPQETITASTDLILDEPTKGDDAPIKALFLKNRGFTTIMFWIAFFMCLLMVYALASWLPKLMIQAGYSLGASMLFLFALNIGGMIGAIGGGVLADRFHLKPVLTIMFVAGAAALILLGYNSPQVVLYTLIAIAGATTIGSQILLYTFVAQYYPTAVRTTAMGWASGIGRIGAIVGPILTGALLTLELSHQTNFLFIAIPGIIAAVAIFLVNLSAAVDGKKSNVAPVTLDAPVST
- a CDS encoding M20 family metallopeptidase; the protein is MKRSLLSLVVGIVACSTFSAHANINIDKEVKSVEKKVIEWRRDIHKHPELSNRETRTAAIVAKHLKSLGMQVETDIAHTGVVGFLKGAKPGPTVMLRADMDALPVTEKADVPFKSTIVTKYMGEDVGVMHACGHDTHVAMLMGTAEVLAAVKNELHGNIMFVFQPAEEGAPEGEEGGAELMLKQGIFKKYKPEVAFGLHVMSSLNSGQIGYRSGPIMASADTFDITVNGKQTHGSAPWNGVDPISAAAQIVTGVNHIVSRQIDITKEPAIVSFGKIDGGVRDNIIPDSVNMIGTIRNFDMNNRDQIFSNIKTTATHIAMASGAKADVKINKGYPVTINNPALTAQMLPTLKNVAGKDNVLEVPKLTASEDFSFYAQEVPSLFFFLGGTPVGQDASKAPYNHSPYFSVDEASFKVGTKALSQLAIDYLAMKK
- the pcaD gene encoding 3-oxoadipate enol-lactonase, giving the protein MPVFENKDVTLNYATFGDSSNPALLFSNSLGTSYHMWQPQIDVLQTEYFIICYDTRGHGKSSAPTGPYTLNQLGQDVIDLLNHLNVDKAYFCGISMGGMTGQWLAIHHPDRFHHLMLCNTAAKIGNEAAWRDRAQLVREQGLAPIAATAAPRWFTAGFINDYPDVVAALSSALAAGSSEGYASCCEALSVADTREQLKDIRVPITVVAGIEDPVTTVADGQYMVDYIPNAKLATIDASHISNIEQPEAFNKLVRQYLNIQ
- the pcaF gene encoding 3-oxoadipyl-CoA thiolase, producing the protein MTDSITRLNNAYIIDAIRTPFGRYGGSLAPVRADDLGAIPIKALMERNANVDWVKVDDVIYGCANQSGEDNRNVGRMSSLLAGLPYQVPATTVNRLCGSSMDALAIAARAIKAGEANLIIAGGVESMSRAPFVMGKSDQAFGRSQKLEDTTMGWRFINPKLDELYGTETMPQTAENVAEQFNVNRADQDAFALRSQQRTAAAQESGFFRDEMTPVVIPQRKGEPVTIDTDEHPRADTTLEKLTKLRPIVTADGTVTAGNASGINDGAAAFLVASEQAVKEFNLKPRARIVASTTVGVEPRIMGFAPAPAMKKLLEHTGLTLDEMDVIELNEAFAAQALACTRDLGLSDDSERVNPNGGAIALGHPLGASGARLILTALNQLEKTGKRYAICSMCIGVGQGIAMIIERVES
- a CDS encoding 3-oxoacid CoA-transferase subunit B translates to MSHTSYTVLTRDQIAERAAQDIPDGAYVNLGIGLPTKIAQYLPNDKDVFLHSENGLLAFGPPPVKGEEDPELINAGKEYVTMLDGGSFFHHGDSFAMMRGGHIDICVLGAFQVAANGDLANWSTGAEDAIPAVGGAMDLAVGAKKVFVMTNHTTKTGDPKIVSELTYPVTGKNCVDRIYTDLCVIDVTDKGLAVTEMVDGMSFADLQALTGATLIDATK